In the Helianthus annuus cultivar XRQ/B chromosome 11, HanXRQr2.0-SUNRISE, whole genome shotgun sequence genome, one interval contains:
- the LOC110889939 gene encoding G-type lectin S-receptor-like serine/threonine-protein kinase At4g27290 isoform X1: MEQRRVLKTKLIFTFLVVFNASITCTFASDTVSTNQTIRYNETIVSPQETFELGFFRAGKSMNFYVGIWYKKIPNRTVVWVANRNTPLKHTSGELTLTLQGVLIIRDVTKGYIVCSSANSSTTSVKNPIGQLLDTGNFIIYNEGEGINQEDPIWQSFDFMTDTLLPGMKFGWNLVKGIDRNFTSWKSDTNPASGEFTYKIDTRGYPQLILTEGGVIKVRGGPWDGLRFTGISYLKPNPYYNFTFVVNQREIYYQYNLIDTSVLTRLVLVPSGRLERLLWIDNKQEWSLYNSPQRDDCDQYAVCGPFGSCNIDNSPVCSCLKGFEPVSPDQWRDTDWSQGCRHTIPLDCNPGEGFNIYSNLKLPDTRGSWYNQNMTLLECEKMCKSNCSCTAYTTLNISGTGSGCLLWFGALNDIKRFAEEGDTLYIRVSASEIDSIKNRRSSNAGRRIRVIVPVSFVALAILVSLCLFYRSYMKKQQHQGLSLLMNGNVSNQRTQRGPSQFTGTPEHEREHDPENKSDDEDLELPLLGLSTLVTATNNFSVDNKLGEGGFGPVYKGVLEDGQEIAVKRLAQTSTQGLHEFKNEVISISKLQHRNLVKLLGCCIERAEKMLIYEYMPNKGLDSFIFDRTQSKLLDWPARYRVIIGIARGLLYLHQDSRLRIIHRDLKVSNILLDTDMNPKISDFGMARSFGGNQIEANTNRVVGTYGYMAPEYAGDGTFSIKTDVYSFGVLVLEIVCGEKNRGFTHKEHGNNLIGHAWGLHKEGTSLELVAKCLGESIDAPQVLRSIHVGLLCVQRHPEDRPTMTSVIHMLGGEGPLPSPKEPGFYVGESTQRFYEGSYEASSTNELSVTTLNGR; encoded by the exons ATGGAGCAACGAAGAGTACTCAAGACCAAGTTGATCTTCACTTTCCTTGTTGTATTTAATGCGTCAATAACTTGTACCTTTGCTTCAGACACCGTGTCTACAAACCAAACCATCAGATACAATGAAACCATAGTTTCGCCACAAGAAACCTTTGAACTTGGTTTCTTTCGCGCCGGTAAGTCCATGAACTTTTATGTCGGAATTTGGTACAAGAAAATACCGAATCGAACCGTTGTATGGGTTGCCAACCGGAACACACCACTCAAACATACCTCTGGCGAGCTAACTCTCACCCTTCAGGGAGTTTTAATTATCCGGGATGTTACCAAGGGATACATAGTATGTTCGTCAGCAAACTCATCAACGACATCAGTGAAAAATCCTATTGGTCAGCTTCTAGATACAGGAAACTTTATAATTTACAATGAAGGTGAGGGCATCAATCAAGAAGATCCCATATGGCAAAGTTTCGACTTTATGACAGACACTTTGCTTCCTGGAATGAAGTTCGGCTGGAATTTGGTTAAGGGGATTGACAGAAACTTCACATCATGGAAATCTGATACTAATCCTGCTTCGGGTGAGTTTACTTATAAAATTGATACAAGAGGCTACCCTCAGCTGATCCTAACGGAAGGCGGGGTAATAAAGGTCAGGGGAGGTCCATGGGATGGACTCAGGTTTACTGGAATTTCTTATTTGAAACCCAACCCTTATTACAACTTCACCTTTGTTGTAAACCAGAGAGAAATTTACTACCAATACAATCTTATAGATACTTCAGTTTTGACGAGGCTGGTGTTAGTACCAAGTGGTCGTTTAGAGCGCTTGTTATGGATTGATAACAAACAAGAATGGAGCCTTTATAACTCCCCACAAAGAGATGACTGTGATCAGTACGCGGTGTGTGGGCCATTCGGGAGCTGCAACATCGATAACTCCCCAGTTTGTTCGTGTTTGAAGGGTTTCGAACCCGTATCTCCTGATCAGTGGAGGGATACAGATTGGTCACAAGGGTGTCGACATACTATTCCTTTGGATTGTAACCCTGGGGAAGGATTCAACATATATTCAAATCTGAAGTTACCAGACACTCGGGGGTCATGGTATAACCAGAACATGACCCTTTTAGAATGTGAGAAGATGTGTAAAAGCAATTGTTCGTGCACTGCTTACACAACTTTGAATATCTCAGGGACTGGGAGTGGTTGCTTGCTATGGTTTGGTGCCCTAAATGATATCAAAAGATTTGCTGAGGAAGGGGACACCCTGTATATACGAGTGTCTGCTTCTGAGATAg ATTCAATCAAAAACAGAAGAAGCTCAAATGCAGGGAGAAGAATACGAGTTATTGTCCCCGTATCATTTGTAGCTTTGGCCATACTAGTTTCATTATGCTTATTTTACCGTTCTTATATGAAGAAGCAACAGCACCAAGGTCTATCTTTACTTATGAATG GAAATGTTTCTAATCAACGAACCCAACGTGGTCCGTCCCAATTCACAGGGACACCCGAACACGAACGGGAACATGATCCTGAAAATAAAAGCGATGATGAAGATCTAGAGCTTCCACTATTGGGCTTGTCTACATTAGTTACAGCTACAAACAACTTTTCAGTGGACAATAAACTTGGAGAGGGGGGTTTTGGACCCGTATACAAG GGTGTTCTTGAAGATGGACAGGAAATAGCAGTGAAGCGGCTAGCACAAACATCCACTCAAGGACTTCACGAGTTCAAGAATGAAGTCATCTCGATATCTAAACTACAACATCGCAATCTTGTTAAACTCTTGGGTTGCTGCATCGAGAGAGCCGAAAAGATGTTGATTTATGAATACATGCCAAACAAAGGCCTCGATTCCTTCATATTCG ATAGAACTCAAAGCAAACTCCTTGACTGGCCTGCACGTTACCGCGTTATCATTGGAATTGCTCGTGGACTTCTTTATCTTCACCAAGATTCTCGCCTCAGAATCATACATAGAGATCTCAAAGTTAGCAATATTTTGCTTGACACAGATATGAACCCGAAGATATCAGATTTTGGCATGGCTAGAAGTTTTGGAGGAAATCAGATAGAGGCAAACACAAACAGAGTGGTTGGAACATA TGGCTACATGGCACCAGAGTATGCTGGCGATGGTACCTTTTCAATAAAAACAGATGTATATAGCTTTGGCGTACTAGTGCTGGAAATTGTATGCGGGGAGAAAAACAGAGGATTCACCCACAAAGAACATGGCAATAACCTTATTGGACAT GCATGGGGACTCCATAAGGAAGGCACATCCTTGGAATTAGTTGCTAAGTGTCTAGGTGAATCAATTGATGCGCCTCAGGTACTACGATCAATCCATGTCGGTTTGTTGTGTGTTCAACGTCACCCAGAAGATAGACCCACCATGACTTCTGTAATCCACATGTTGGGGGGTGAAGGTCCATTGCCTTCTCCTAAAGAACCTGGATTTTACGTTGGAGAATCCACGCAAAGATTTTATGAGGGTTCATATGAAGCAAGTTCTACAAACGAACTAAGCGTTACAACGCTAAATGGTAGATAA
- the LOC110889939 gene encoding G-type lectin S-receptor-like serine/threonine-protein kinase At4g27290 isoform X3: MEQRRVLKTKLIFTFLVVFNASITCTFASDTVSTNQTIRYNETIVSPQETFELGFFRAGKSMNFYVGIWYKKIPNRTVVWVANRNTPLKHTSGELTLTLQGVLIIRDVTKGYIVCSSANSSTTSVKNPIGQLLDTGNFIIYNEGEGINQEDPIWQSFDFMTDTLLPGMKFGWNLVKGIDRNFTSWKSDTNPASGEFTYKIDTRGYPQLILTEGGVIKVRGGPWDGLRFTGISYLKPNPYYNFTFVVNQREIYYQYNLIDTSVLTRLVLVPSGRLERLLWIDNKQEWSLYNSPQRDDCDQYAVCGPFGSCNIDNSPVCSCLKGFEPVSPDQWRDTDWSQGCRHTIPLDCNPGEGFNIYSNLKLPDTRGSWYNQNMTLLECEKMCKSNCSCTAYTTLNISGTGSGCLLWFGALNDIKRFAEEGDTLYIRVSASEIDSIKNRRSSNAGRRIRVIVPVSFVALAILVSLCLFYRSYMKKQQHQGLSLLMNGTPEHEREHDPENKSDDEDLELPLLGLSTLVTATNNFSVDNKLGEGGFGPVYKGVLEDGQEIAVKRLAQTSTQGLHEFKNEVISISKLQHRNLVKLLGCCIERAEKMLIYEYMPNKGLDSFIFDRTQSKLLDWPARYRVIIGIARGLLYLHQDSRLRIIHRDLKVSNILLDTDMNPKISDFGMARSFGGNQIEANTNRVVGTYGYMAPEYAGDGTFSIKTDVYSFGVLVLEIVCGEKNRGFTHKEHGNNLIGHAWGLHKEGTSLELVAKCLGESIDAPQVLRSIHVGLLCVQRHPEDRPTMTSVIHMLGGEGPLPSPKEPGFYVGESTQRFYEGSYEASSTNELSVTTLNGR; encoded by the exons ATGGAGCAACGAAGAGTACTCAAGACCAAGTTGATCTTCACTTTCCTTGTTGTATTTAATGCGTCAATAACTTGTACCTTTGCTTCAGACACCGTGTCTACAAACCAAACCATCAGATACAATGAAACCATAGTTTCGCCACAAGAAACCTTTGAACTTGGTTTCTTTCGCGCCGGTAAGTCCATGAACTTTTATGTCGGAATTTGGTACAAGAAAATACCGAATCGAACCGTTGTATGGGTTGCCAACCGGAACACACCACTCAAACATACCTCTGGCGAGCTAACTCTCACCCTTCAGGGAGTTTTAATTATCCGGGATGTTACCAAGGGATACATAGTATGTTCGTCAGCAAACTCATCAACGACATCAGTGAAAAATCCTATTGGTCAGCTTCTAGATACAGGAAACTTTATAATTTACAATGAAGGTGAGGGCATCAATCAAGAAGATCCCATATGGCAAAGTTTCGACTTTATGACAGACACTTTGCTTCCTGGAATGAAGTTCGGCTGGAATTTGGTTAAGGGGATTGACAGAAACTTCACATCATGGAAATCTGATACTAATCCTGCTTCGGGTGAGTTTACTTATAAAATTGATACAAGAGGCTACCCTCAGCTGATCCTAACGGAAGGCGGGGTAATAAAGGTCAGGGGAGGTCCATGGGATGGACTCAGGTTTACTGGAATTTCTTATTTGAAACCCAACCCTTATTACAACTTCACCTTTGTTGTAAACCAGAGAGAAATTTACTACCAATACAATCTTATAGATACTTCAGTTTTGACGAGGCTGGTGTTAGTACCAAGTGGTCGTTTAGAGCGCTTGTTATGGATTGATAACAAACAAGAATGGAGCCTTTATAACTCCCCACAAAGAGATGACTGTGATCAGTACGCGGTGTGTGGGCCATTCGGGAGCTGCAACATCGATAACTCCCCAGTTTGTTCGTGTTTGAAGGGTTTCGAACCCGTATCTCCTGATCAGTGGAGGGATACAGATTGGTCACAAGGGTGTCGACATACTATTCCTTTGGATTGTAACCCTGGGGAAGGATTCAACATATATTCAAATCTGAAGTTACCAGACACTCGGGGGTCATGGTATAACCAGAACATGACCCTTTTAGAATGTGAGAAGATGTGTAAAAGCAATTGTTCGTGCACTGCTTACACAACTTTGAATATCTCAGGGACTGGGAGTGGTTGCTTGCTATGGTTTGGTGCCCTAAATGATATCAAAAGATTTGCTGAGGAAGGGGACACCCTGTATATACGAGTGTCTGCTTCTGAGATAg ATTCAATCAAAAACAGAAGAAGCTCAAATGCAGGGAGAAGAATACGAGTTATTGTCCCCGTATCATTTGTAGCTTTGGCCATACTAGTTTCATTATGCTTATTTTACCGTTCTTATATGAAGAAGCAACAGCACCAAGGTCTATCTTTACTTATGAATG GGACACCCGAACACGAACGGGAACATGATCCTGAAAATAAAAGCGATGATGAAGATCTAGAGCTTCCACTATTGGGCTTGTCTACATTAGTTACAGCTACAAACAACTTTTCAGTGGACAATAAACTTGGAGAGGGGGGTTTTGGACCCGTATACAAG GGTGTTCTTGAAGATGGACAGGAAATAGCAGTGAAGCGGCTAGCACAAACATCCACTCAAGGACTTCACGAGTTCAAGAATGAAGTCATCTCGATATCTAAACTACAACATCGCAATCTTGTTAAACTCTTGGGTTGCTGCATCGAGAGAGCCGAAAAGATGTTGATTTATGAATACATGCCAAACAAAGGCCTCGATTCCTTCATATTCG ATAGAACTCAAAGCAAACTCCTTGACTGGCCTGCACGTTACCGCGTTATCATTGGAATTGCTCGTGGACTTCTTTATCTTCACCAAGATTCTCGCCTCAGAATCATACATAGAGATCTCAAAGTTAGCAATATTTTGCTTGACACAGATATGAACCCGAAGATATCAGATTTTGGCATGGCTAGAAGTTTTGGAGGAAATCAGATAGAGGCAAACACAAACAGAGTGGTTGGAACATA TGGCTACATGGCACCAGAGTATGCTGGCGATGGTACCTTTTCAATAAAAACAGATGTATATAGCTTTGGCGTACTAGTGCTGGAAATTGTATGCGGGGAGAAAAACAGAGGATTCACCCACAAAGAACATGGCAATAACCTTATTGGACAT GCATGGGGACTCCATAAGGAAGGCACATCCTTGGAATTAGTTGCTAAGTGTCTAGGTGAATCAATTGATGCGCCTCAGGTACTACGATCAATCCATGTCGGTTTGTTGTGTGTTCAACGTCACCCAGAAGATAGACCCACCATGACTTCTGTAATCCACATGTTGGGGGGTGAAGGTCCATTGCCTTCTCCTAAAGAACCTGGATTTTACGTTGGAGAATCCACGCAAAGATTTTATGAGGGTTCATATGAAGCAAGTTCTACAAACGAACTAAGCGTTACAACGCTAAATGGTAGATAA
- the LOC110889939 gene encoding G-type lectin S-receptor-like serine/threonine-protein kinase At4g27290 isoform X4 produces MEQRRVLKTKLIFTFLVVFNASITCTFASDTVSTNQTIRYNETIVSPQETFELGFFRAGKSMNFYVGIWYKKIPNRTVVWVANRNTPLKHTSGELTLTLQGVLIIRDVTKGYIVCSSANSSTTSVKNPIGQLLDTGNFIIYNEGEGINQEDPIWQSFDFMTDTLLPGMKFGWNLVKGIDRNFTSWKSDTNPASGEFTYKIDTRGYPQLILTEGGVIKVRGGPWDGLRFTGISYLKPNPYYNFTFVVNQREIYYQYNLIDTSVLTRLVLVPSGRLERLLWIDNKQEWSLYNSPQRDDCDQYAVCGPFGSCNIDNSPVCSCLKGFEPVSPDQWRDTDWSQGCRHTIPLDCNPGEGFNIYSNLKLPDTRGSWYNQNMTLLECEKMCKSNCSCTAYTTLNISGTGSGCLLWFGALNDIKRFAEEGDTLYIRVSASEIDSIKNRRSSNAGRRIRVIVPVSFVALAILVSLCLFYRSYMKKQQHQGTPEHEREHDPENKSDDEDLELPLLGLSTLVTATNNFSVDNKLGEGGFGPVYKGVLEDGQEIAVKRLAQTSTQGLHEFKNEVISISKLQHRNLVKLLGCCIERAEKMLIYEYMPNKGLDSFIFDRTQSKLLDWPARYRVIIGIARGLLYLHQDSRLRIIHRDLKVSNILLDTDMNPKISDFGMARSFGGNQIEANTNRVVGTYGYMAPEYAGDGTFSIKTDVYSFGVLVLEIVCGEKNRGFTHKEHGNNLIGHAWGLHKEGTSLELVAKCLGESIDAPQVLRSIHVGLLCVQRHPEDRPTMTSVIHMLGGEGPLPSPKEPGFYVGESTQRFYEGSYEASSTNELSVTTLNGR; encoded by the exons ATGGAGCAACGAAGAGTACTCAAGACCAAGTTGATCTTCACTTTCCTTGTTGTATTTAATGCGTCAATAACTTGTACCTTTGCTTCAGACACCGTGTCTACAAACCAAACCATCAGATACAATGAAACCATAGTTTCGCCACAAGAAACCTTTGAACTTGGTTTCTTTCGCGCCGGTAAGTCCATGAACTTTTATGTCGGAATTTGGTACAAGAAAATACCGAATCGAACCGTTGTATGGGTTGCCAACCGGAACACACCACTCAAACATACCTCTGGCGAGCTAACTCTCACCCTTCAGGGAGTTTTAATTATCCGGGATGTTACCAAGGGATACATAGTATGTTCGTCAGCAAACTCATCAACGACATCAGTGAAAAATCCTATTGGTCAGCTTCTAGATACAGGAAACTTTATAATTTACAATGAAGGTGAGGGCATCAATCAAGAAGATCCCATATGGCAAAGTTTCGACTTTATGACAGACACTTTGCTTCCTGGAATGAAGTTCGGCTGGAATTTGGTTAAGGGGATTGACAGAAACTTCACATCATGGAAATCTGATACTAATCCTGCTTCGGGTGAGTTTACTTATAAAATTGATACAAGAGGCTACCCTCAGCTGATCCTAACGGAAGGCGGGGTAATAAAGGTCAGGGGAGGTCCATGGGATGGACTCAGGTTTACTGGAATTTCTTATTTGAAACCCAACCCTTATTACAACTTCACCTTTGTTGTAAACCAGAGAGAAATTTACTACCAATACAATCTTATAGATACTTCAGTTTTGACGAGGCTGGTGTTAGTACCAAGTGGTCGTTTAGAGCGCTTGTTATGGATTGATAACAAACAAGAATGGAGCCTTTATAACTCCCCACAAAGAGATGACTGTGATCAGTACGCGGTGTGTGGGCCATTCGGGAGCTGCAACATCGATAACTCCCCAGTTTGTTCGTGTTTGAAGGGTTTCGAACCCGTATCTCCTGATCAGTGGAGGGATACAGATTGGTCACAAGGGTGTCGACATACTATTCCTTTGGATTGTAACCCTGGGGAAGGATTCAACATATATTCAAATCTGAAGTTACCAGACACTCGGGGGTCATGGTATAACCAGAACATGACCCTTTTAGAATGTGAGAAGATGTGTAAAAGCAATTGTTCGTGCACTGCTTACACAACTTTGAATATCTCAGGGACTGGGAGTGGTTGCTTGCTATGGTTTGGTGCCCTAAATGATATCAAAAGATTTGCTGAGGAAGGGGACACCCTGTATATACGAGTGTCTGCTTCTGAGATAg ATTCAATCAAAAACAGAAGAAGCTCAAATGCAGGGAGAAGAATACGAGTTATTGTCCCCGTATCATTTGTAGCTTTGGCCATACTAGTTTCATTATGCTTATTTTACCGTTCTTATATGAAGAAGCAACAGCACCAAG GGACACCCGAACACGAACGGGAACATGATCCTGAAAATAAAAGCGATGATGAAGATCTAGAGCTTCCACTATTGGGCTTGTCTACATTAGTTACAGCTACAAACAACTTTTCAGTGGACAATAAACTTGGAGAGGGGGGTTTTGGACCCGTATACAAG GGTGTTCTTGAAGATGGACAGGAAATAGCAGTGAAGCGGCTAGCACAAACATCCACTCAAGGACTTCACGAGTTCAAGAATGAAGTCATCTCGATATCTAAACTACAACATCGCAATCTTGTTAAACTCTTGGGTTGCTGCATCGAGAGAGCCGAAAAGATGTTGATTTATGAATACATGCCAAACAAAGGCCTCGATTCCTTCATATTCG ATAGAACTCAAAGCAAACTCCTTGACTGGCCTGCACGTTACCGCGTTATCATTGGAATTGCTCGTGGACTTCTTTATCTTCACCAAGATTCTCGCCTCAGAATCATACATAGAGATCTCAAAGTTAGCAATATTTTGCTTGACACAGATATGAACCCGAAGATATCAGATTTTGGCATGGCTAGAAGTTTTGGAGGAAATCAGATAGAGGCAAACACAAACAGAGTGGTTGGAACATA TGGCTACATGGCACCAGAGTATGCTGGCGATGGTACCTTTTCAATAAAAACAGATGTATATAGCTTTGGCGTACTAGTGCTGGAAATTGTATGCGGGGAGAAAAACAGAGGATTCACCCACAAAGAACATGGCAATAACCTTATTGGACAT GCATGGGGACTCCATAAGGAAGGCACATCCTTGGAATTAGTTGCTAAGTGTCTAGGTGAATCAATTGATGCGCCTCAGGTACTACGATCAATCCATGTCGGTTTGTTGTGTGTTCAACGTCACCCAGAAGATAGACCCACCATGACTTCTGTAATCCACATGTTGGGGGGTGAAGGTCCATTGCCTTCTCCTAAAGAACCTGGATTTTACGTTGGAGAATCCACGCAAAGATTTTATGAGGGTTCATATGAAGCAAGTTCTACAAACGAACTAAGCGTTACAACGCTAAATGGTAGATAA
- the LOC110889939 gene encoding G-type lectin S-receptor-like serine/threonine-protein kinase At4g27290 isoform X2: protein MEQRRVLKTKLIFTFLVVFNASITCTFASDTVSTNQTIRYNETIVSPQETFELGFFRAGKSMNFYVGIWYKKIPNRTVVWVANRNTPLKHTSGELTLTLQGVLIIRDVTKGYIVCSSANSSTTSVKNPIGQLLDTGNFIIYNEGEGINQEDPIWQSFDFMTDTLLPGMKFGWNLVKGIDRNFTSWKSDTNPASGEFTYKIDTRGYPQLILTEGGVIKVRGGPWDGLRFTGISYLKPNPYYNFTFVVNQREIYYQYNLIDTSVLTRLVLVPSGRLERLLWIDNKQEWSLYNSPQRDDCDQYAVCGPFGSCNIDNSPVCSCLKGFEPVSPDQWRDTDWSQGCRHTIPLDCNPGEGFNIYSNLKLPDTRGSWYNQNMTLLECEKMCKSNCSCTAYTTLNISGTGSGCLLWFGALNDIKRFAEEGDTLYIRVSASEIDSIKNRRSSNAGRRIRVIVPVSFVALAILVSLCLFYRSYMKKQQHQGNVSNQRTQRGPSQFTGTPEHEREHDPENKSDDEDLELPLLGLSTLVTATNNFSVDNKLGEGGFGPVYKGVLEDGQEIAVKRLAQTSTQGLHEFKNEVISISKLQHRNLVKLLGCCIERAEKMLIYEYMPNKGLDSFIFDRTQSKLLDWPARYRVIIGIARGLLYLHQDSRLRIIHRDLKVSNILLDTDMNPKISDFGMARSFGGNQIEANTNRVVGTYGYMAPEYAGDGTFSIKTDVYSFGVLVLEIVCGEKNRGFTHKEHGNNLIGHAWGLHKEGTSLELVAKCLGESIDAPQVLRSIHVGLLCVQRHPEDRPTMTSVIHMLGGEGPLPSPKEPGFYVGESTQRFYEGSYEASSTNELSVTTLNGR, encoded by the exons ATGGAGCAACGAAGAGTACTCAAGACCAAGTTGATCTTCACTTTCCTTGTTGTATTTAATGCGTCAATAACTTGTACCTTTGCTTCAGACACCGTGTCTACAAACCAAACCATCAGATACAATGAAACCATAGTTTCGCCACAAGAAACCTTTGAACTTGGTTTCTTTCGCGCCGGTAAGTCCATGAACTTTTATGTCGGAATTTGGTACAAGAAAATACCGAATCGAACCGTTGTATGGGTTGCCAACCGGAACACACCACTCAAACATACCTCTGGCGAGCTAACTCTCACCCTTCAGGGAGTTTTAATTATCCGGGATGTTACCAAGGGATACATAGTATGTTCGTCAGCAAACTCATCAACGACATCAGTGAAAAATCCTATTGGTCAGCTTCTAGATACAGGAAACTTTATAATTTACAATGAAGGTGAGGGCATCAATCAAGAAGATCCCATATGGCAAAGTTTCGACTTTATGACAGACACTTTGCTTCCTGGAATGAAGTTCGGCTGGAATTTGGTTAAGGGGATTGACAGAAACTTCACATCATGGAAATCTGATACTAATCCTGCTTCGGGTGAGTTTACTTATAAAATTGATACAAGAGGCTACCCTCAGCTGATCCTAACGGAAGGCGGGGTAATAAAGGTCAGGGGAGGTCCATGGGATGGACTCAGGTTTACTGGAATTTCTTATTTGAAACCCAACCCTTATTACAACTTCACCTTTGTTGTAAACCAGAGAGAAATTTACTACCAATACAATCTTATAGATACTTCAGTTTTGACGAGGCTGGTGTTAGTACCAAGTGGTCGTTTAGAGCGCTTGTTATGGATTGATAACAAACAAGAATGGAGCCTTTATAACTCCCCACAAAGAGATGACTGTGATCAGTACGCGGTGTGTGGGCCATTCGGGAGCTGCAACATCGATAACTCCCCAGTTTGTTCGTGTTTGAAGGGTTTCGAACCCGTATCTCCTGATCAGTGGAGGGATACAGATTGGTCACAAGGGTGTCGACATACTATTCCTTTGGATTGTAACCCTGGGGAAGGATTCAACATATATTCAAATCTGAAGTTACCAGACACTCGGGGGTCATGGTATAACCAGAACATGACCCTTTTAGAATGTGAGAAGATGTGTAAAAGCAATTGTTCGTGCACTGCTTACACAACTTTGAATATCTCAGGGACTGGGAGTGGTTGCTTGCTATGGTTTGGTGCCCTAAATGATATCAAAAGATTTGCTGAGGAAGGGGACACCCTGTATATACGAGTGTCTGCTTCTGAGATAg ATTCAATCAAAAACAGAAGAAGCTCAAATGCAGGGAGAAGAATACGAGTTATTGTCCCCGTATCATTTGTAGCTTTGGCCATACTAGTTTCATTATGCTTATTTTACCGTTCTTATATGAAGAAGCAACAGCACCAAG GAAATGTTTCTAATCAACGAACCCAACGTGGTCCGTCCCAATTCACAGGGACACCCGAACACGAACGGGAACATGATCCTGAAAATAAAAGCGATGATGAAGATCTAGAGCTTCCACTATTGGGCTTGTCTACATTAGTTACAGCTACAAACAACTTTTCAGTGGACAATAAACTTGGAGAGGGGGGTTTTGGACCCGTATACAAG GGTGTTCTTGAAGATGGACAGGAAATAGCAGTGAAGCGGCTAGCACAAACATCCACTCAAGGACTTCACGAGTTCAAGAATGAAGTCATCTCGATATCTAAACTACAACATCGCAATCTTGTTAAACTCTTGGGTTGCTGCATCGAGAGAGCCGAAAAGATGTTGATTTATGAATACATGCCAAACAAAGGCCTCGATTCCTTCATATTCG ATAGAACTCAAAGCAAACTCCTTGACTGGCCTGCACGTTACCGCGTTATCATTGGAATTGCTCGTGGACTTCTTTATCTTCACCAAGATTCTCGCCTCAGAATCATACATAGAGATCTCAAAGTTAGCAATATTTTGCTTGACACAGATATGAACCCGAAGATATCAGATTTTGGCATGGCTAGAAGTTTTGGAGGAAATCAGATAGAGGCAAACACAAACAGAGTGGTTGGAACATA TGGCTACATGGCACCAGAGTATGCTGGCGATGGTACCTTTTCAATAAAAACAGATGTATATAGCTTTGGCGTACTAGTGCTGGAAATTGTATGCGGGGAGAAAAACAGAGGATTCACCCACAAAGAACATGGCAATAACCTTATTGGACAT GCATGGGGACTCCATAAGGAAGGCACATCCTTGGAATTAGTTGCTAAGTGTCTAGGTGAATCAATTGATGCGCCTCAGGTACTACGATCAATCCATGTCGGTTTGTTGTGTGTTCAACGTCACCCAGAAGATAGACCCACCATGACTTCTGTAATCCACATGTTGGGGGGTGAAGGTCCATTGCCTTCTCCTAAAGAACCTGGATTTTACGTTGGAGAATCCACGCAAAGATTTTATGAGGGTTCATATGAAGCAAGTTCTACAAACGAACTAAGCGTTACAACGCTAAATGGTAGATAA